Proteins encoded by one window of Actinocorallia herbida:
- a CDS encoding IclR family transcriptional regulator, which translates to METQANEVVADAPDRQRHPLARGIEIITLMVDSGKQTYGVRELASRLGVSASTAHRLLGNLEDLGMVARTPAGSYRLGMEFLRLAWTTNTRFPIREAANDILAGLTESSGESSFFAVYNDQRRQLMFAVSVESPHPLRYTVPQGVWLPLHAGASGLAILAFLPPETQTEIVQAGLEALTERTLVNADRLAERLAQIRRDGCAISHGERIDGAIAVAAPVMGPAGVVIGDVGITIPETRFNATTTSELTVLVKHSAELLTRRFTGAEAHLETR; encoded by the coding sequence GTGGAGACGCAGGCAAACGAGGTCGTCGCGGACGCTCCAGACCGCCAACGGCACCCCCTGGCCCGGGGGATCGAGATCATCACGCTGATGGTCGACAGCGGCAAGCAGACCTACGGGGTGCGGGAGCTCGCGAGCCGCCTCGGCGTCAGCGCCAGCACCGCGCACCGGCTCCTGGGCAATCTGGAAGACCTGGGCATGGTGGCCCGCACCCCCGCGGGCAGCTACCGGCTGGGCATGGAGTTCCTGCGGCTGGCCTGGACCACCAACACCCGCTTCCCGATCCGCGAGGCCGCCAACGACATCCTGGCCGGCCTGACCGAAAGCAGCGGCGAGTCGTCGTTCTTCGCCGTCTACAACGACCAGCGCCGGCAGTTGATGTTCGCGGTGTCCGTGGAGTCCCCGCATCCGCTGCGCTACACCGTTCCGCAGGGCGTCTGGCTTCCGCTGCACGCGGGCGCGAGCGGGCTGGCGATCCTGGCGTTCCTGCCGCCGGAGACCCAGACGGAGATCGTGCAGGCCGGTCTGGAAGCCCTCACCGAGCGGACCCTCGTCAACGCCGATCGGCTGGCCGAGCGGCTCGCCCAGATCCGCAGGGACGGCTGCGCCATCTCCCATGGAGAGCGGATCGACGGCGCGATCGCGGTCGCCGCCCCGGTGATGGGCCCCGCGGGCGTCGTCATCGGCGACGTCGGCATCACCATCCCCGAGACCCGGTTCAATGCCACCACCACCTCGGAGCTCACCGTCCTGGTGAAGCACTCCGCGGAACTCCTGACGCGCCGCTTCACCGGAGCCGAGGCCCATCTCGAAACGCGGTGA
- a CDS encoding FAD-dependent oxidoreductase, which produces MGRALKVAVVGSGPAGAFCAEILADEAGQDVSIDVFERLPTPFGLVRYGVAPDHQKIKSIVGSLGEIFESPKVRFLGNVTVGSDVTVEELRAHYDAVVLAVGAPLDRPLGVEGEGLRGVIAARNFVSWYSGHPDATFDTSLLAADRAVVVGVGNVALDVARMLVRTPDELRRTDVPAHVIEALAGHRVREICVVGRRGPEFAKFTNKELLELAEVEGADVIVDPAELVLSEERQAYVAGRPPVKRLLATLQKIADRKPQGRSRSIRFLFDRTPVGFVGESSVGVMRLARTSDPTIVEDLGAGLVLPAVGYRSVQITGAPFDDGIGRIPHRDSRVTDGDEVVDGLYVVGWVKRGPSGVIGTNRLCASETAAAVLADAAALRAPEGGAGPIDDLLESRGVRVVDWSRWRAIETAERELGAACGRERVKLYDRAEMLVAAGIA; this is translated from the coding sequence ATGGGGCGCGCGCTCAAGGTCGCCGTCGTCGGGTCCGGTCCCGCCGGCGCGTTCTGCGCCGAGATCCTGGCGGACGAGGCAGGCCAGGACGTCTCCATCGACGTGTTCGAACGCCTGCCCACCCCGTTCGGGCTGGTCCGCTACGGCGTCGCACCCGACCACCAGAAGATCAAGTCGATCGTCGGCTCGCTGGGCGAGATCTTCGAGTCGCCCAAAGTGCGGTTCCTCGGCAATGTGACGGTCGGTTCGGACGTCACGGTCGAGGAGCTCCGGGCGCATTACGACGCGGTCGTGCTCGCGGTAGGGGCGCCGCTCGACCGCCCCCTGGGCGTGGAGGGCGAGGGCCTCCGCGGGGTCATCGCGGCGCGCAATTTCGTGTCCTGGTACAGCGGGCACCCCGACGCGACCTTTGACACCTCCCTTCTCGCGGCGGATCGCGCGGTCGTCGTCGGCGTCGGGAACGTCGCACTCGATGTGGCGCGCATGCTCGTCCGCACGCCGGACGAGCTGCGCCGCACCGATGTGCCGGCGCATGTCATCGAGGCATTGGCCGGCCATCGCGTGCGCGAGATCTGCGTCGTCGGGCGCCGCGGGCCGGAATTCGCCAAGTTCACGAACAAAGAGCTGCTGGAACTGGCGGAGGTCGAGGGCGCGGACGTCATCGTCGACCCCGCGGAACTGGTCCTTTCGGAGGAGCGGCAGGCCTACGTGGCGGGCAGGCCCCCGGTCAAGCGCCTGCTGGCCACGCTCCAGAAGATCGCGGACCGGAAGCCGCAGGGGCGATCACGCTCCATCCGCTTCCTGTTCGACAGGACGCCGGTGGGCTTCGTCGGCGAATCGTCGGTGGGCGTGATGCGCCTCGCCCGCACGTCGGACCCCACGATCGTCGAGGACCTCGGGGCCGGCCTGGTCCTGCCCGCCGTCGGCTACCGCAGCGTGCAGATCACCGGGGCGCCGTTCGACGACGGGATCGGCCGGATCCCGCATCGCGACTCGCGCGTGACGGACGGGGACGAGGTCGTCGACGGCCTCTATGTGGTCGGCTGGGTCAAGCGCGGGCCGAGCGGCGTGATCGGCACGAACCGGCTGTGCGCGAGCGAGACCGCGGCGGCCGTCCTGGCGGACGCCGCGGCCCTCCGCGCGCCGGAGGGCGGTGCGGGGCCGATCGACGATCTGCTGGAGTCCCGCGGCGTGCGGGTGGTGGACTGGAGCCGGTGGAGGGCGATCGAGACCGCCGAGCGCGAGCTCGGCGCGGCCTGCGGAAGAGAGCGGGTCAAGCTCTACGACCGCGCGGAGATGCTGGTGGCCGCCGGAATCGCCTGA
- the fdxA gene encoding ferredoxin, with amino-acid sequence MTFVVTQACVDIQDKSCVQVCPADCIYEGGRMMYINPDQCIDCGACEEVCPVSAIRYDGDVTGADEQFVDFNAEFFEGMDVKGARKLGKIDRDVEFVAALPRKAG; translated from the coding sequence GTGACCTTCGTGGTGACGCAGGCATGCGTCGACATCCAGGACAAGAGCTGCGTTCAGGTGTGCCCGGCCGACTGCATTTACGAGGGCGGCCGGATGATGTACATCAATCCGGACCAGTGCATCGACTGTGGCGCCTGCGAGGAGGTGTGCCCCGTCTCCGCGATTCGCTACGACGGCGACGTGACCGGCGCGGACGAGCAATTCGTGGACTTCAACGCGGAATTCTTCGAGGGCATGGACGTCAAGGGCGCCCGCAAGCTGGGCAAGATCGACCGCGACGTCGAGTTCGTCGCCGCGCTTCCGCGCAAGGCCGGCTGA
- a CDS encoding TetR/AcrR family transcriptional regulator, producing MAVLRADARRNRDLIIATAKEIFVESGLDVPMENIARRAGVGVGTLYRRFPDRGELIAAVAAQVFGSVLTDLRAARDEEPNAWEAFTRLVTRSEDLRVTWHLAFPSGRAWTMVHAAPESRDVHRDMMAALDELVRDAQAEGSIRADVGPGDVLILVSIVLGTHLASSDPAGQVRSERSLLLALDGLRAVPGSVLPGAPVSTEELGWSVAEGDFDNA from the coding sequence GTGGCCGTATTGCGCGCCGACGCTCGCCGGAACCGCGATCTGATCATCGCCACGGCGAAGGAGATCTTCGTCGAGTCCGGCCTGGACGTGCCCATGGAGAACATCGCCCGGCGCGCCGGTGTAGGTGTCGGCACCCTGTACCGGCGTTTTCCCGATCGCGGCGAGCTGATCGCGGCGGTCGCCGCACAGGTCTTCGGCTCCGTTCTCACCGATCTGCGGGCCGCGCGGGACGAGGAACCGAACGCCTGGGAGGCGTTCACCAGGCTCGTCACGCGTTCGGAGGACCTCCGGGTGACCTGGCACCTGGCGTTCCCGTCGGGCCGTGCGTGGACGATGGTGCACGCCGCGCCGGAGTCGCGCGACGTGCACCGCGACATGATGGCGGCCCTCGACGAACTCGTACGGGACGCCCAGGCCGAGGGCTCCATCCGGGCCGACGTCGGCCCGGGCGACGTGCTCATCCTCGTGTCCATCGTGCTCGGGACCCACCTGGCCTCGTCCGACCCCGCGGGGCAGGTGCGCTCGGAGCGCTCACTGCTACTGGCCCTGGACGGGCTGCGCGCCGTCCCTGGCAGCGTCCTGCCCGGGGCTCCGGTGTCGACGGAGGAGCTGGGCTGGTCGGTCGCGGAAGGCGACTTCGACAACGCGTGA
- a CDS encoding cytochrome P450, with protein MTKATISLRRPDPYNPPKEHVELQAEAPISRVKLTDGRELWLLTRHEHVRAMLSDTRFSSDRRDPRHPSHSPYMSGHRQQLIEMDPPDHTQLRRSIVGEFTVTRLAAWRPRIQEIVDEAIDAMLAGPSEVDLVEALSLPVPSMVISEMLGVPYADHDFFQENSADFIRADTTPEERGAAYGRLKEYVAGLVQRKIESPGEDLLSRQLAAGMAPEEAVSVGFLLLIAGHETTANMISLSVATLLDKREHLQALRDDPQLTVGAVEELLRYFTIAEIGAARLATEDVEIGGVLVRAGEGVFGLTNTANRDATVFPEPDDIDFTRMARNHLAFGFGPHQCLGQNLARLELEIVLATVVRRIPTLRLAVPFDEIPFKENGPNYGVYELKVAW; from the coding sequence ATGACGAAGGCGACGATTTCGCTGAGGCGGCCCGATCCGTACAACCCGCCCAAAGAGCATGTGGAGCTGCAGGCCGAGGCGCCGATCAGCCGGGTGAAACTGACCGATGGCCGCGAGCTGTGGCTGCTGACCCGGCACGAACACGTCAGGGCCATGCTCAGCGACACCCGGTTCAGCTCGGACCGCCGGGACCCCCGGCACCCGAGCCACAGCCCCTACATGAGCGGGCACCGCCAGCAGCTGATCGAGATGGACCCGCCGGACCACACCCAGCTGCGGCGCTCGATCGTCGGCGAGTTCACGGTGACCCGTCTGGCCGCGTGGCGCCCGCGCATCCAGGAGATCGTCGACGAGGCCATCGACGCCATGCTCGCCGGCCCCTCGGAAGTCGACCTCGTCGAGGCGCTCTCCCTGCCGGTGCCGTCCATGGTCATCTCGGAGATGCTCGGCGTCCCCTACGCCGACCACGACTTCTTCCAGGAGAACAGCGCGGACTTCATCCGCGCCGACACCACTCCCGAGGAGCGGGGAGCCGCGTACGGCCGACTCAAGGAGTACGTCGCTGGCCTCGTGCAGCGCAAGATCGAATCCCCCGGCGAGGACCTGCTCAGCCGCCAGCTCGCCGCCGGCATGGCGCCGGAGGAGGCCGTGTCGGTCGGCTTCCTGCTGCTGATCGCCGGGCACGAGACGACCGCGAACATGATCTCCCTGTCGGTGGCCACGCTGCTCGACAAGCGGGAGCACCTGCAGGCCCTGCGCGACGACCCGCAGCTCACGGTCGGTGCGGTGGAGGAGCTGCTGCGGTACTTCACCATCGCGGAGATCGGCGCGGCCCGACTGGCCACCGAGGACGTCGAGATCGGCGGTGTGCTGGTCCGCGCCGGCGAGGGCGTCTTCGGCCTGACGAACACGGCCAACCGCGACGCCACGGTGTTCCCGGAGCCGGACGACATCGACTTCACCCGCATGGCGCGCAACCACCTCGCCTTCGGATTCGGGCCGCACCAGTGCCTCGGCCAGAACCTCGCCCGCCTCGAACTGGAGATCGTCCTGGCCACCGTCGTGCGCCGGATCCCGACCCTGCGCCTCGCGGTGCCGTTCGACGAGATCCCCTTCAAGGAGAACGGCCCCAACTACGGCGTCTACGAACTGAAGGTGGCCTGGTGA
- a CDS encoding ferredoxin, with the protein MRIIAQQDRCVGAGQCVLVDPEAFDQNDDDGTVIVLRPDPRTDAEIGRAREAVNVCPGRTLSLEP; encoded by the coding sequence ATGCGCATCATCGCCCAGCAGGACCGCTGCGTCGGCGCGGGCCAGTGCGTCCTCGTCGACCCCGAGGCCTTCGACCAGAACGACGACGACGGGACCGTCATCGTGCTGCGCCCGGACCCGCGGACCGACGCCGAGATCGGCCGCGCCAGGGAGGCCGTGAACGTCTGCCCCGGGCGGACCCTCTCCCTGGAACCGTAG